One genomic window of Cololabis saira isolate AMF1-May2022 chromosome 3, fColSai1.1, whole genome shotgun sequence includes the following:
- the LOC133440523 gene encoding acidic leucine-rich nuclear phosphoprotein 32 family member E-like isoform X2 yields the protein MDMKKRVSLELRDRKPAEVQQLVLDSCRAPDGEVEGLQDFTELQVLSLVNTGLRSLAKLPALPRLQKLDLSDNSLSGGLDLLVEKCPNLTHLNLSGNQNLDLSSIEPLNLKLLRSLDLLSCAVAVLDDYRDKTFSLLPQIHFLDGFDQQDREEEPDHDDDDEAGPPGDDEDDDDDDDDDDDDDDDDDDDDEVGLSYLLKDGIQDEEDDGDYVEEEEEEEEEEEEGDEDAAAVQGEKRKREEEEADDDDDE from the exons ATGGACATGAAGAAGCGGGTCAGCCTGGAGCTGCGGGACCGGAAACCGGCCGAG GTGCAGCAGCTGGTCCTGGACTCCTGCCGGGCCCCAGACGGGGAGGTGGAGGGTCTCCAGGACTTCACGGAGCTGCAGGTTCTCAGCTTGGTCAACACGGGGCTACGCTCGCTAGCTAAGCTGCCGGCGCTGCCGCGGCTACAGAag CTGGATCTGAGCGACAACTCCCTCTCCGGGGGTTTGGACCTGCTGGTGGAGAAATGTCCCAACCTGACGCACCTGAACCTGAGCgggaaccagaacctggacctgagcAGCATCGAGCCCCTG AACCTGAAGCTCCTGAGGAGTCTGGACCTGCTCAGCTGTGCCGTGGCGGTTCTGGACGACTACCGGGACAAAACCTTCTCTCTGCTGCCGCAGATCCACTTCCTGGACGGGTTTGACCAGCAGGACCGGGAGGAGGAGCCGGACCACG atgatgatgatgaagctggACCTCCTGGAGACGACgaagacgacgacgacgacgacgacgacgatgatgatgatgatgacgatgatgatgatgatgacgaggtCGGCCTGTCGTACCTGCTGAAGGACGGGATCCAg GACGAAGAGGACGATGGAGACTacgtggaggaggaagaggaggaggaggaagaggaggaggagggag ACGAAGACGCCGCTGCCGTTCAGGGAgagaagaggaagagagaggaggaggaagctgacgacgacgacgacgagtAG
- the LOC133440523 gene encoding acidic leucine-rich nuclear phosphoprotein 32 family member E-like isoform X1: MDMKKRVSLELRDRKPAEVQQLVLDSCRAPDGEVEGLQDFTELQVLSLVNTGLRSLAKLPALPRLQKLDLSDNSLSGGLDLLVEKCPNLTHLNLSGNQNLDLSSIEPLQNLKLLRSLDLLSCAVAVLDDYRDKTFSLLPQIHFLDGFDQQDREEEPDHDDDDEAGPPGDDEDDDDDDDDDDDDDDDDDDDDEVGLSYLLKDGIQDEEDDGDYVEEEEEEEEEEEEGDEDAAAVQGEKRKREEEEADDDDDE; the protein is encoded by the exons ATGGACATGAAGAAGCGGGTCAGCCTGGAGCTGCGGGACCGGAAACCGGCCGAG GTGCAGCAGCTGGTCCTGGACTCCTGCCGGGCCCCAGACGGGGAGGTGGAGGGTCTCCAGGACTTCACGGAGCTGCAGGTTCTCAGCTTGGTCAACACGGGGCTACGCTCGCTAGCTAAGCTGCCGGCGCTGCCGCGGCTACAGAag CTGGATCTGAGCGACAACTCCCTCTCCGGGGGTTTGGACCTGCTGGTGGAGAAATGTCCCAACCTGACGCACCTGAACCTGAGCgggaaccagaacctggacctgagcAGCATCGAGCCCCTG CAGAACCTGAAGCTCCTGAGGAGTCTGGACCTGCTCAGCTGTGCCGTGGCGGTTCTGGACGACTACCGGGACAAAACCTTCTCTCTGCTGCCGCAGATCCACTTCCTGGACGGGTTTGACCAGCAGGACCGGGAGGAGGAGCCGGACCACG atgatgatgatgaagctggACCTCCTGGAGACGACgaagacgacgacgacgacgacgacgacgatgatgatgatgatgacgatgatgatgatgatgacgaggtCGGCCTGTCGTACCTGCTGAAGGACGGGATCCAg GACGAAGAGGACGATGGAGACTacgtggaggaggaagaggaggaggaggaagaggaggaggagggag ACGAAGACGCCGCTGCCGTTCAGGGAgagaagaggaagagagaggaggaggaagctgacgacgacgacgacgagtAG